The genomic region TCACCCATGTGGAAACCGCGCACGGCGCAATCGCCTGTGAGAAGGTTGTCAATTGCGCCGGCCAGTGGGCGCGCCAGGTCGGCGCCATGGCAGGCGTCAATGTCCCGCTTCAACCGGTCAAGCACCAATACATCATTACCGAACCCGTCGAAGGCATAACGCCGGACACCGCCACCATCCGCGACCCCGACCGCCGAACCTATTTCAAGGAAGAGGTTGGTGGCCTGGTAATCGGCGGCTATGAGCCGAACCCGCTTGCCTGGACAACGGGCGATGTCCCCGGTGATTTCGAGTTCCAGCTCTTCGAGGACGACTGGGACCATTTCGAGCAGCATCTGGTTCAGGCAATCGAGCGCGTACCGGCGCTTGCCGAAACCGGCGTCAAGCAGATGATCAACGGGCCGGAAAGCTTCACGCCCGACGGCAATTTCATCCTTGGCGTTGCGCCTGAATGCAGCAACTTTTTCGTCGGCGCCGGATTTAATGCCTTCGGCATTGCCGCCGGTGGCGGCGCCGGCTGGGTGCTGGCCGAATGGGTGATATCCGGCGAGGCACCGATGGACCTGTGGGTCGTCGACATCCTGCGCTTTTCCGGCATGCACCGCAATCGCGACTGGGTCTGCGAACGCACGCTGGAAGCCTATGGCAAACACTACACCGTGGCATTTCCCCATGAGGAATATGACAGCGGCAGGCCGCACATCGTCTCCCCGCTCTATGAACGGCTGAAAAAACACGGCGCGGTGTTCGGCTCCAAACTCGGCTGGGAACGCCCCAACTGGTTTGCGCCGGAAGGGACAGAGCCAAAGGATGAGTATTCCATGGGGCGGCAGAACTGGTTTGATGCCGTTGGCGAGGAACACCATGCGGTGCGGAAAGCTGCCGGCCTGTTCGACCAGTCCTCTTTCTCCAAATTCGAGTTTTCAGGCCCCGGTGCGGGTCAGGCGCTTGACTGGATTTGCGCCAACCACGTGACCAAGCAGCCGGGGCGGCTGACCTATACCCAGATGCTCAATTCACGCGGCGGCATCGAATGCGACCTTACCGTGGCGCGGCTAGCCGACGACCTGTTCTATCTGGTTACCGGCACCGGCTTCCGCACCCATGATGCCGCCTGGATACGCTCCCACTTGCCCAAGGACTGCGACGCCAGGCTTGTCGATGTCACCGAAAAGTGGGGAACGCTATCGCTGATGGGGCCGAAGGCCCGTACCATTCTGTGCGAAGTGACATCGGCCGATGTTTCCAACGCAGCATTTCCGTTCGGCCATGTGCGCGAAATCGAGATCGCCGGCCACACGGTTCGGGCACTTCGCGTCACCTATGTAGGAGAACTGGGCTGGGAGTTGCATGTTCCCATCGAGGGAACCGGCGAGGTATTCGATGCCTTGATGGCAGCCGGTTCACCGCATGGGCTCAAACCCGCCGGTTACCGGGCCATTGAAAGTCTGAGGCTTGAAAAGGGGTATCGTGCCTGGGGCTCCGACATAACCCCGAACGACTCCCCTTTCGAGGCAGGGCTCGGCTGGGCAGTCAAACTGAGCCGAAACATCGATTTCATGGGCCGCAAGAGCGCCGAGGGCATTGCGGCAGAACCGCTCGGCAAAAAGCTTGTCGGCTTTAGTGTGGACGACCCAGACATCATTCTGCTTGGCCGGGAAACCATTCTGCGCAATGGTGAATTCGCCGGATACCTGACCAGTGGCGGGTTTGGCTATACCCTCGGTAAACCGGTGGGCCATGGCTATCTGCGCTGCCCCGGCGGCATTGATGACGACTGGATCACTTCCGGAAACTATGAACTGGTCGTTGCCGCAGAACGGATTTCAGCCAGGGTTCATCTCAAGCCGATGTATGATCCTGCTGCAGAACGTGTAAAGGTCTAGGTCCAATCGACATTCCGGGTTTGGAGCGCGGTATGGGCGAAAATCGTTCAGTTTCAGGAGCAAAACCGGCGACAGGCCGGTATCCTTTCGGGGATCTGCGACGCCAAAGTGGGCGATTTTCGCCATATCCTTGCAGGACGCGGAGGATTTGCGCCCTGAATGCGTTGAAAAGTCCTTGTGGTGGATGGCATCCTGCAGCGGTATTCTCCTTGCCAGGCAGGAAAAATTCATCCATTCAAACTGCTTCCAGCTAATCAAGACACGCTCTAGAGTCTTTCACAAAATTGGCTTTGCTTGCAGCCTTGCAAGCCATAGCCTGCTGCAGTCAGAATCCTCCCGCCTTCAATCTGAAACCCAAAATCCCATGAGCAACAATCAAAGCGCCCAAGGCTATCTTTCCGATGAAAGAAACAACGATGTCCTAATTTATGTGGACGGCAAACTGGTGCCCCGCAGCCAGGCCGTGGTTTCGGTCTTCGACAGCGGCTTCGTGTTGGGAGACGGCGTGTGGGAAGGGCTGCGCCTCAAACAGGGGCGCATTATTCAGCTTGATGCCCATATTGATCGCCTGTTCGAGGGTGCGTGGGCCATCGCGCTCGACGTTGGCCGCAGCCGGGAGGAGATTGTTGCCGCCATTCGCCAGACCCTTGATGCCAACGGCATGGAGGATGGCGCCCACATACGCCTGATGATCTCCCGGGGTATGAAGAGCACGCCCAATCAGGACCCGCGGTTTGTAATCGGCAAGGCGACCATGGTCATTGCCGCTGAATACAAAACCCCAAAGCCGGACGCCTGGTCGAAGGGCCTTTCGCTGTTTACTTCGACGTTCCGCACCAGCGGGCCGGACATTTTCGATCTTCGCCTGAACTCCCACAGCCGGCTCAATCTCATTCAGGCGCTGATACAGGCGATCAACGCAGGTGCCGACGAGGCCCTGATGCTCGATCCTCGCGGTTTTGTCGCCAGTTGCAATTCGACGAATTTCTTTATTGTCCGCGGCCGGGAAATCTGGACGTCCACCGGCTCGTACTCGTTCAAGGGGCTGACACAGCAGGCCACCATCGACAGCTGGCAGGACAAAGGCGAAACGGCTCTGGAAAAGGATTTCACCCTGGCTGAAGCCTATGGCGCCGATGAGGCATTCATCACCGGAACGCTGGGCGGAATAACGCCGGTAACGCGCATTGACGGGCGCACCATCGGCAGCGGCAAACCCGGGCCTGTGACCGGAGAGGTGAGCGAAACCTATCAAAAATGGGTCATGCGACAGGAAACGGCGGAGATGTGATTTCTCCGCCGCTTGTTCATTTCACGCTTCAGGTGAAAGTGCCCTGGAGCGCGTCCTGGTTAGCTGGAAGCAGTTTGAATGGATGGATTTTTCCTGCCTGGCAAGGAGATACCGCTGCAGGATGTTTATCCATCCTGCGAGGATTTCGACGAAGCCAGGGGCAAAATCCGCCGCGTTCTGCAAGAACAGGGTGAAAATCGCCCACTTCGGCGTCGCGGAACCCCGAAAGGATAGCGACCTGTCATCGGTCCCGCTCCTGGAATTGAACGATTTTCCCCATACCGCGCTCCAAATCCTGAATGTCGATACAGCCTAGGCAACTTCCGCCAGTATCACCGTCTCATCGTTGAAGGCGATCTCCTCGAAATCATACAGCAGGTCATGGCTGCCATCGGCTTCGTTCCAAACGACAATGCCCTGCCCGTCCTCCGTCGCCCCCCAGCGATAGCCGGCTGAATCTGCATCAATGACAAAGCGGTCGGTCTGATCGGTGCCAAACTCGTATTGAGTGCGGGATGGATCGTCGGCCACCACCAGACCTTCGCCAGGATTGCCCCCAGCGCCCAGTTCCACCGTGCGGTCATTGAAGGCGATTTTCTCGAAATCATAGAGCAGGTCGTGGCTGCCGGTGGCATTGTTCCAAACGACAATGCCCTGCCCATCCTCCGTCGCCCCCCAGCCATGGTCGGCTGAGTTGCCATCGATGAC from Salaquimonas pukyongi harbors:
- a CDS encoding GcvT family protein, whose translation is MPQLPDKAQIVVIGGGIIGCSTAYHLARDHKADVILLEQGKLTSGSTWHAAGLVGQLRSSASITQVLKYSVDLYKRLKGETGLETGWKMTGCLRLACNDDRWTEYKRLATTARSFGMEMHLLSPQEVREMWPLMDVSDLVGANFLPTDGQASPSDITQSLARGARMHGAKIHEGVQVTGLRMKDDRITHVETAHGAIACEKVVNCAGQWARQVGAMAGVNVPLQPVKHQYIITEPVEGITPDTATIRDPDRRTYFKEEVGGLVIGGYEPNPLAWTTGDVPGDFEFQLFEDDWDHFEQHLVQAIERVPALAETGVKQMINGPESFTPDGNFILGVAPECSNFFVGAGFNAFGIAAGGGAGWVLAEWVISGEAPMDLWVVDILRFSGMHRNRDWVCERTLEAYGKHYTVAFPHEEYDSGRPHIVSPLYERLKKHGAVFGSKLGWERPNWFAPEGTEPKDEYSMGRQNWFDAVGEEHHAVRKAAGLFDQSSFSKFEFSGPGAGQALDWICANHVTKQPGRLTYTQMLNSRGGIECDLTVARLADDLFYLVTGTGFRTHDAAWIRSHLPKDCDARLVDVTEKWGTLSLMGPKARTILCEVTSADVSNAAFPFGHVREIEIAGHTVRALRVTYVGELGWELHVPIEGTGEVFDALMAAGSPHGLKPAGYRAIESLRLEKGYRAWGSDITPNDSPFEAGLGWAVKLSRNIDFMGRKSAEGIAAEPLGKKLVGFSVDDPDIILLGRETILRNGEFAGYLTSGGFGYTLGKPVGHGYLRCPGGIDDDWITSGNYELVVAAERISARVHLKPMYDPAAERVKV
- a CDS encoding aminotransferase class IV, giving the protein MSNNQSAQGYLSDERNNDVLIYVDGKLVPRSQAVVSVFDSGFVLGDGVWEGLRLKQGRIIQLDAHIDRLFEGAWAIALDVGRSREEIVAAIRQTLDANGMEDGAHIRLMISRGMKSTPNQDPRFVIGKATMVIAAEYKTPKPDAWSKGLSLFTSTFRTSGPDIFDLRLNSHSRLNLIQALIQAINAGADEALMLDPRGFVASCNSTNFFIVRGREIWTSTGSYSFKGLTQQATIDSWQDKGETALEKDFTLAEAYGADEAFITGTLGGITPVTRIDGRTIGSGKPGPVTGEVSETYQKWVMRQETAEM